The window CATTACCAATCAAGATCGGGTTTGCTCCACGATAACCATGAATAAGTCGATGCCGCAGTGCCTCAATATCATCCAAGTTTTTCCAGACACGGCCAAGCATTCCTCGCTGTTCAGCTAATTCTATACCTGTTATTTTCTTAAAGCATCCTCTGTAAGTACTCTGGTTTGAAATTCCTTTCGCGCCAATTGCACAGTAAGCATCATCGATACTCCAACCACACAGGCGAGTTGCTATTGCCAGCATTCTTGTACGGTATGCTTCCCACGTAATCCAGTACAGAGCAAATGTATGAATACCGTTTGGAAATTGTTCGCGTGCCGTACTTGCTTGTCCCAAAAGATAGTGAATTTCGCATGGCTTCATATCTGTGTTTGTTAGATACTCACATTTTTTCTAGTTCGTTAGTGATAGCCCCCAACTATGACTAAACCTTGACAACTGACGAGATGAGGATTGCCTCCAGACTAGCGAAGATATACAGTCCGTCTTTTCCTTCAAGCTGCGGGGTGCTTACAACAAGATAGCGCAACTACCAACTGCTAGAGCGATCGCACAACAGTTAGACGGTTTCACCACTACTTGCTTGAGGCATCGCTTCAATGAGTGCCCGAAGCACCTTGTTTACTGACTCCGGTGTTGAGAAAACCTCGGCAACATCCTCATCCAAAACAACAACTGTTAACTTTGGCTTTTCACTTCGATTGGCAAAGCGGTTAGGTTTTGCTTTTTTGTAATCAAAGCCGTACTCTGGCAAAAGCTCATCTTCAGAGTTGGAAGGTTGTTCAAAAGGCGTTTTGTTCATAATCTTCACGTTCCCTACGAGTGGCGAGACGGGCACTAATGATACGAATTGCATTGGGACGTTCAGTATAGCTAACTAGCAGCAACCGATTGTTTCGAGAGTGACCGATAATAATTTCCCGATGCTCATCTACTGAATGCTCCTCATCATCAAAGATTAGGGCAAGTGGATTATCGAAAACTGTCTTTGCTTCTTCAAAACTCACACCATGCTTTTTTTGGTTAGTAGCTGCCTTGGTTTCGTCCCATTCAAACTCCATGCCCAGACTGTAATGTTCTACATAGTTTTCCTGAACAGTACAAACAATATCACTTGGCATCAGTTATGAGCAAAGACCTTGGGTTTCCTTGCTCCTAGGGAACCGCTACGCTAACGTCAACTTAACCTACGGTGATGGGGATCACCATTATGATGTGTGATAGCATACGGACGCAATCAAAAAATATTAGTTCATTCCTATGAACCGTGGACAAAGACTTAGCTTGAAGCATCTCTGGGAAGAGTTATTAATCAAGATATTTGTTGACAATATACTTTTATATAAATTTGTTAAATGCCATAGATTAAGTTCACGCTCATTCTTTGTGAGGAATCGTCAGTTTCATGTCTGTGCTAGATGTACAGGTTTGATAGTGGGATACACAGTATCGCCTATATTTTTATTGTTCAGTGAATTCGCATCTAAGCTGTTTGTAGTATTCTGTACAGCACTTGCTATAGATGGGGTTACACAACTACTAGGCTGGAGATACTCAAATAATAAACTAAGGTTTGCCACTGGTTTTATGACAGGTGCAACTTCACTCTCATTTCTATGGTTTATTATTCGTCACCTCGCTCTAAAGTTACGTTAATGTAGCCATCTGTTGATCCAGCACAAAACGCAAGCGGAAGACACAGAACAGCTAGGCAGCAAGCATTTCCTCCTTTGAACTTTCCATGTGTAATCGTTTCACTTGCTACTCTCCACCCCTGACCCCCATAAGTTTGTAGTGCTTGCAACTTCTCAGCTTGGCCCTTGGCATTGTTCGGGAATTGCAAATTTGTATATTCTTTCGGCATTAATACTCTTGATCTTCAAATCACCATCTACTAACTTCATAACTTCCACAGAACAGACACGCCAGTAAAGTAAAATTTTCTTAACACTCCACATCTGCTCACCCCCCTTCACCCCATGCTCTGCGACTACCTGGTACAAATCCTGACGGCTCGTGTCTACGATGTCGCCCAAGAAACGCCCCTAGAATACGCCCCAAACCTATCTGCACGCCTCAATAACAAACTCCTGCTCAAGCGGGAGGATATGCAATCCGTCTTTTCCTTCAAGCTGCGGGGTGCTTACAACAAGATGGCGCAACTGCCGCCGGATTTGCTAGCACAGGGTGTCATTGCCGCATCTGCCGGGAACCATGCCCAAGGAGTCGCCCTTGCTGCCCGTCAGCTAGGAACGCAAGCCATTATCGTCATGCCCGTAACCACACCCCAGGTTAAGGTAGACGCCGTTAAAGCCCGTGGGGGAGAGGTGGTGTTGCATGGGGATACCTACGATGATGCCTATGCGTATGCCCGTCAACTGGAAGCAGACAAGGGATTAACCTTCATTCACCCCTTTGACGATCCGCATGTGATTGCCGGACAGGGAACGATTGGGATGGAAATTCTACGACAATACCAGCAACCCATCCATGCCATTTTTGTGGCAATTGGTGGTGGCGGATTAATCTCTGGGATTGGGGCATATGTGAAACGGTTGCGTCCCGAAATCAAGATTATTGGCGTTGAACCCGTCGATGCTGATGCTATGTCTCAATCCCTCAAAGCAGGGAAACGGGTACGCTTGTCGAATGTGGGTTTATTTGCCGATGGGGTTGCGGTGCGGGAAGTGGGGGAAGAAACCTTCCGCCTGTGTCAGCAGTATGTGGATGAAATCATTTTGGTGGATACGGATGACACCTGTGCCGCGATAAAAGACGTGTTTGAGGATACGCGATCAATTTTAGAACCCGCCGGAGCACTTGCGATCGCAGCCGCTAAAGCCTACACCGAACGGGAACAAATCCAAGGCCAAACCTTAATTGCTGTTGCCTGCGGTGCTAACATGAACTTCGATCGCCTCCGCTTTGTCGCAGAACGAGCCGAGTTTGGCGAACGCCGCGAAGCTATTTTTGCCGTCACGATACCCGAAGAACCAGGCAGTTTGCGTAAGTTCTGTGACTGTATGGGCAAGCGCAACCTCACAGAGTTTAACTATCGTATTGCGGATCAAAAAGAAGCCCATATTTTTGTCGGTGTGCAAATTCAAAATCGTGCTGACGCCGCAAAAATGGTTGCATCTTTTGAAGCTTGTGGATTCAAAACTCTGGATTTAACCGATGATGAACTGACGAAAATGCATCTGCGGCACATGGTAGGTGGACATTCTCCTCTTGCCAACCATGAATTGCTCTATCGGTTTGAGTTTCCTGAACGTCCAGGGGCATTAATGAAGTTTGTCGGTTCTATGAGTCCTAATTGGAATATTAGTCTGTTTCACTACCGCAACAATGGGGCAGATTATGGGCGAATTGTGGTGGGAATGCAAGTACCCCCCCATGAGATGGAACAGTGGCAGGCATTTCTTGATACGCTGGGTTATCGTTATTGGGATGAAAACAAGAATCCGGCGTATAAGTTGTTTTTGGGGTAGGAACGATACAATTTTGGCAGAGTGGCAAGGATACCAAATCCAAAGCGATGACCACATAAATTCAGTTCTTGATATGACTCCTCGATATACCCGTTAAGTGCGAGGTAACCACAATGAACCGCCCAAAAATTCTCCGTCCAGAGGAGAGTTATACCTTTGCTAAATATTTCGAGCTTGCCTACGATATTGAGGATATATTAGCGGATTTAGATTGTCGCTTTGAGCGCACGTTGTTAACTCTTCCCAAAACAGATCAGGTAATTCCAGAAATCAACGAACTACGTCAGCAAATTCTAGACGGAATACAGTATGTCAGTATAACAAGCGAACAAGCACGACGGGAATTTTTGATTGCACCGATTATCCGGCAAATTTGCCGTCAAACTCACCAGCGAGTCCGTGTTGAATATCCGATTACTGTCAATGACTGGCTCAAGGGTACATTGGATTATTATTTTCCAGATTTGCTGGTGATTGAAGCAAAGCGAGATAATCTTGATAATGGTTTCACTCAACTCGCCGTTGAACTGATTGCCTTGGATCAATGGACAAACTCTGATACACCCATTCTTTATGGGGCTGTTACCACTGGGAATGATTGGCGGTTTGGTGAATTTCACCGACAACAACGACAAATTATTCAGGATCTCAAGCTGTATCGCGTTCCGGAAGAGTTAGAGCTATTGATCGGTATTCTCATTGGTTTACTCAGTAAAGAATCAGGGTAGGGTGATTTCATTACAGGTAGATGCTACACCTTCTGACATCTTGCACCACTCTCAATAAACCCGATATCCCGCCCGGAACTTAAGTTCCGGGCTAATAGCTTAAGTCCATTGAAATGGACTGAAATCCTTTTGTCCAAAGTCCAAGATGTCGAGCGGTTTGAGCACGACCTCAGTAATGACTGCCCGATTTGCGGTGATGCACTGCCGTCATCCCCGTAGACTGTATCACCTTACCATTGTCAACAACCGCATAAACCAGCCAGTGGTCGCCGCAATCCATCCGACTCTTAACCGTGCATTCCAAATAGGCGAGGGCGTCATTGATAATCGGACAGCCATTTTCAGCGTCCTGCGTATCTAAACCCGCAAAACGGTCTTCCCCCGGAGCAAAAGGTTTGAGGAAGTGCCGCCTCACGTTCATCCCTTCCTTCAAAATATTCAAGACAAATTTATCTCCCGTATGAGTCAGAGACTCCACCGCCCGATCCTTTGCGATCGCAACAGTCAAACCAGGGGGATTAAAACTCGCT of the Allocoleopsis franciscana PCC 7113 genome contains:
- a CDS encoding BrnT family toxin: MPSDIVCTVQENYVEHYSLGMEFEWDETKAATNQKKHGVSFEEAKTVFDNPLALIFDDEEHSVDEHREIIIGHSRNNRLLLVSYTERPNAIRIISARLATRREREDYEQNAF
- a CDS encoding DUF2085 domain-containing protein; the protein is MNRGQRLSLKHLWEELLIKIFVDNILLYKFVKCHRLSSRSFFVRNRQFHVCARCTGLIVGYTVSPIFLLFSEFASKLFVVFCTALAIDGVTQLLGWRYSNNKLRFATGFMTGATSLSFLWFIIRHLALKLR
- the ilvA gene encoding threonine ammonia-lyase, biosynthetic — encoded protein: MLCDYLVQILTARVYDVAQETPLEYAPNLSARLNNKLLLKREDMQSVFSFKLRGAYNKMAQLPPDLLAQGVIAASAGNHAQGVALAARQLGTQAIIVMPVTTPQVKVDAVKARGGEVVLHGDTYDDAYAYARQLEADKGLTFIHPFDDPHVIAGQGTIGMEILRQYQQPIHAIFVAIGGGGLISGIGAYVKRLRPEIKIIGVEPVDADAMSQSLKAGKRVRLSNVGLFADGVAVREVGEETFRLCQQYVDEIILVDTDDTCAAIKDVFEDTRSILEPAGALAIAAAKAYTEREQIQGQTLIAVACGANMNFDRLRFVAERAEFGERREAIFAVTIPEEPGSLRKFCDCMGKRNLTEFNYRIADQKEAHIFVGVQIQNRADAAKMVASFEACGFKTLDLTDDELTKMHLRHMVGGHSPLANHELLYRFEFPERPGALMKFVGSMSPNWNISLFHYRNNGADYGRIVVGMQVPPHEMEQWQAFLDTLGYRYWDENKNPAYKLFLG